In a single window of the Mugil cephalus isolate CIBA_MC_2020 chromosome 6, CIBA_Mcephalus_1.1, whole genome shotgun sequence genome:
- the LOC125009184 gene encoding meprin A subunit beta-like — translation MGDIGAKYHWPTTIPYYLEDSLEFDVDGGRDWEIFEINEAAGLNLLEGDIVEDQTLDRNTRIGDKYRWPTTIPYYLNDSLEMNAKGVILKAFDQFRLKTCIDFTPWKGEKNYISVYKDNGCLSYVGNQRKGKQQLSIGTNCDRLGIVEHEFLHALGFWHEQSRADRDDYVNIIWNRIKPDEKRNFIKHNDTVSSALGVPYDYGSVMHYSKTAFSISSEPTIVTKNPNFMDVIGQRMGFSASDLTKLNLLYNCTKSSTFVDSCDFEEENICGMIQGPGNAKWERRCSVSGGPWTDFTNMGQCKGKGNFMHFRTAYIKPKEHGTLESRWLYPKPGPQCLQFFLYNTAAPDDVLNISVREYDEADPNGKLKLFKSISGGARGCWELHNVNLNVTKKARVVFHGVRGTGPSKGGFSVDDINLSSTKCPQHVWHISNITGLIATMSLEQDLYSPRFLSPAGYSFQVSLYPNGVSTYPGHMAIYFHLTSGPNDYKLKWPCPWQQATMTLMDQQSDIRQQMNMHEMVTTDPNMTNNKGYIWDDPRKVGYKVRDSDGSYYYRGPGYGTRTFISHSRLKSRKFIKGDDAFILLSLEDISHLLASQPLPLSSVHDVPGQMKAADQSAVHGPSNNSMTVIGVAASLAAAMLVISMLIMGNAWFMRRFRQQEIDKVAIMQDKPGFMDEHSTKDVQALLSTP, via the exons AATTCGATGTTGACGGAGGCCGCGACTGGGAAATCTTTGAAATCAATGAAG CTGCAGGACTGAACCTACTGGAGGGAGATATTGTAGAGGACCAG ACACTCGACAGAAACACCCGCATAGGAGACAAGTATCGCTGGCCAACAACCATTCCCTACTACCTAAACGACAGCCTGG AGATGAATGCGAAGGGAGTGATCCTGAAGGCGTTTGACCAGTTCAGACTGAAGACCTGCATTGACTTCACACCATGGAAGGGAGAGAAGAACTACATCTCTGTGTATAAAGACAATGG aTGCCTCTCCTATGTAGGTAACCAGCGTAAGGGGAAGCAGCAGCTGTCCATTGGTACAAACTGTGATAGACTGGGAATCGTAGAGCATGAGTTCCTCCATGCTCTGGGATTCTGGCATGAGCAGTCCAGAGCTGACCGTGACGACTATGTCAACATCATATGGAATCGTATTAAACCTG ATGAAAAGCGCAACTTCATCAAACATAATGACACAGTGTCCAGTGCCCTGGGAGTTCCCTACGACTATGGTTCTGTGATGCACTACAGTAAGACAGCCTTCAGCATCAGCTCCGAGCCCACCATCGTCACCAAAAACCCCAACTTCATGGACGTAATTGGTCAGAGAATGGGGTTCAGCGCCAGTGACCTAACCAAGCTAAACCTCCTCTACAACTGCA CCAAGTCTTCTACCTTTGTGGACAGCTGTGACtttgaggaggagaacatctgtgggatgattcaggGTCCTGGCAACGCCAAGTGGGAACGGCGTTGCTCAGTGAGTGGAGGGCCTTGGACTGACTTCACCAACATGGGACAATGCAAAG GGAAAGGCAACTTCATGCACTTCAGAACAGCGTATATTAAGCCGAAAGAGCATGGTACACTGGAGAGTCGATGGCTTTACCCCAAACCTGGTCCCCAGTGTCTGCAGTTCTTCCTCTATAACACCGCAGCACCAGATGATGTGCTCAACATCTCGGTTCGAGAGTATGACGAGGCTGACCCCAATGGTAAACTGAAGCTCTTCAAGAGCATTTCAG GAGGTGCCAGGGGTTGTTGGGAGCTGCATAATGTCAACCTGAATGTGACAAAGAAGGCCCGTGTGGTTTTCCATGGGGTGAGGGGAACGGGTCCATCAAAGGGAGGTTTCTCTGTGGATGACATTAACCTGTCATCCACAAAGTGCCCTCAGCACGTCTGGCACATCAGCAACATCACTGGCCTGATTGCCACAATGTCATTAGAACAAGATCTGTACAGCCCCCGTTTTCTGTCTCCAGCAGGTTACTCCTTCCAg GTAAGTCTGTACCCAAATGGAGTAAGCACTTATCCAGGTCACATGGCCATCTACTTCCACCTAACCTCAGGTCCCAACGACTACAAACTCAAGTGGCCATGTCCATGGCAGCAGGCAACCATGACCCTGATGGATCAGCAGTCTGACATCAGACAGCAAATGAACATGCACGAAATGGTAACCACTGACCCTAACATGACCAACAATAAAGGGTACATCTGGGATGATCCCAGGAAGGTGGGCTATAAAGTACGGGACTCTGATGGCAGCTATTACTACCGAGGTCCAGGCTATGGAACACGTACCTTCATCAGCCACAGCAGACTGAAGAGCAGAAAATTCATCAAAGGAGACGACGCCTTCATCCTCTTAAGTCTAGAAG ACATATCTCACCTGTTGGCGTCTCAGCCTCTGCCCCTCTCTTCAGTCCATGATGTTCCCGGTCAGAtgaaggcagcagaccaatcagctgttcatgGACCTTCTAATAACTCCATGACAGTCATAGGTGTGGCAGCATCTCTGGCAGCTGCCATGCTGGTGATTTCCATGTTGATTATGGGGAACGCCTGGTTCATGAGGAGGTTTAGACAGCAGGAGATTGACAAGGTGGCGATAATGCAGGACAAGCCTGGATTCATGGAT GAGCACTCAACCAAAGATGTTCAAGCTCTTCTCTCTACTCCATAA